Genomic window (Candidatus Krumholzibacteriia bacterium):
TGTGGAAGCGCTCGCAGATGCCGTTGGTCTGCGGGCTCTTCACCTTCGTCTTCGTGTGCTCGATGTCGTTGAGCGCCAGGTACAGCTGGTACTCGTGCTTGTCGACCTTGCCGCAGTACTCCGTCCCACGATCCGTCAAGATCCGCAGCACGTCGATACCCTCGGCCTCGTAGAAGGGAATCACACGGTCGTTGAGCAGGTCTGCCGCGGTGATCGCAGACTTCTGCAGGTAGAGTTTCGCGTGGGCATGGCGGCAGAAGGTGTCGATGTACGTCTGCTGGTAGATTCGCCCCACACCCTTCATCGTCCCCACGTAGAAGGTGTCCTGCGATCCGAGATAGCCGGGGTGCTCGGTCTCGATCTCGCCATGCGCCTTTCGTTCCTCCGTCGCTTGCTCCAGGGCCTGGACCTGGCTTTCGGTGAGGACATAGCCGCCCTCGGCCATCTTCGCCTCCAGCGCCTTCAACCGCTTCTTCTTCCTCTCCAGCTCGTGCCGCTGCCAGATGCAACGGACCCCGGCCGGAGAGACCGTCAGGCCGTAGAGCTCGCTCATCTTGTTGGCGATCCGGACCCGACCGTAGGCCGGATACTCGAGAGCCAGGCCGCAGACCTTGTCCTCGATCTCCTGGGGCACCCTGTTGCGGGGATTGGGCTTACGCCGGCTGATCTCCCGGAGGCCCTCGATCCCGGCCTCCTCGTAGCGGCGCTTCACCCGGTAGAACGTGTCCCTCGAGTACCCGAGGGTCTTGCAGGCCTCGCTCACGTTCTCCATGTACGCGGCCAGCTCTAGCAAGCCGAGCTTGCCCTTGATAAGCTTCTCCTGGGTCGTCACGGTTCTTCTCCCTTTCAGGTGGTA
Coding sequences:
- a CDS encoding IS481 family transposase, with amino-acid sequence MTTQEKLIKGKLGLLELAAYMENVSEACKTLGYSRDTFYRVKRRYEEAGIEGLREISRRKPNPRNRVPQEIEDKVCGLALEYPAYGRVRIANKMSELYGLTVSPAGVRCIWQRHELERKKKRLKALEAKMAEGGYVLTESQVQALEQATEERKAHGEIETEHPGYLGSQDTFYVGTMKGVGRIYQQTYIDTFCRHAHAKLYLQKSAITAADLLNDRVIPFYEAEGIDVLRILTDRGTEYCGKVDKHEYQLYLALNDIEHTKTKVKSPQTNGICERFHKTILEEFYQVALRRKIYTSIEELQADLDAWLDEYNHRRPHQGKRCDGRTPYATLTESKHLAEAKQLSA